From the genome of Helicobacter pylori, one region includes:
- a CDS encoding TonB-dependent receptor, whose amino-acid sequence MFLRSYPKLRYALCFPLLAETCYSEEHTLNKVTTQAKRIFTYNNEFKVTSKELDQRQSNEVKDLFRTNPDVNVGGGSVMGQKIYVRGVEDRLLRVTVDGAAQNGNIYHHQGNTVIDPGMLKSVEVTKGAANASAGPGAIAGVIKMETKGAADFIPRGKNYAASGAVSFYTNFGDRETFRSAYQSAHFDIIAYYTHQNIFYYRSGATAMKNLFNPTQADKEPGTPSEQNNALIKMNGYLSDRDTLTFSWNMTRDNATRPLRSNAIGLAYPCEAPFSPDSSQGCPNVLDSFTRYMYHSVNSANNLSLQYKREAGNSFGDPRLDFTLYTSIRNAKFDPLFDPNGVYARFLTSQASAWEKENYPCVEGGYCTPSFSDVDKPSSQPRDLFLNNTGLNLKVAHVIDEATDSLFEYGFNYQNLSVFDARIPKSELYKPNQVYTDDKGQKQIACSLVDNNPNDPTLCQRGKANGNIYGGYVQANYSPHKIITFGAGVRWDAYTLYDKDYNYRYTQGFSPSAALVISPIEPLSLKITYSQVTRGVMPGDGVYMRQNDLRYAKNIKPEVGSNAEFNIDYSSQYFSGRAAAFYQALDNFISQYAQNLVVTNLSQAIRIYGYEVGGIFRYKGVSLNVGISRTWPTTRGYLMADSYELAASTGNVFIIKLDYTIPKTGINLAWLSRFVTGLDYCGFDIYLPDYGTAEKPKTPTDLAKCGSQLGLVHMYKPGYGVSNFYVNWSPKTKSRWKGLLLSAVFNNVFNKFYVDQTSPYVMSPDMPGTDAVKRAIAEPGFNARFEVAYKW is encoded by the coding sequence ATGTTTTTAAGATCATACCCAAAGCTTAGATACGCTTTATGTTTCCCCCTGCTCGCTGAAACTTGCTATAGCGAGGAGCACACTTTAAATAAGGTTACCACCCAAGCTAAAAGGATTTTCACTTACAACAATGAGTTTAAAGTAACTTCTAAAGAATTGGATCAACGCCAAAGCAATGAAGTCAAAGACTTGTTTAGGACTAACCCTGATGTGAATGTGGGCGGAGGGAGCGTGATGGGGCAGAAAATCTATGTGAGGGGCGTTGAAGACAGGCTTTTAAGAGTTACGGTGGATGGGGCTGCGCAAAATGGCAATATCTACCACCACCAAGGCAATACCGTGATTGATCCTGGCATGCTCAAAAGCGTGGAAGTTACCAAAGGTGCGGCGAATGCGAGCGCGGGGCCAGGAGCGATCGCGGGAGTGATTAAAATGGAGACTAAAGGAGCGGCTGATTTTATCCCTAGGGGGAAAAATTATGCAGCCAGTGGGGCGGTGAGTTTTTATACCAATTTTGGGGACAGAGAGACTTTTAGATCGGCTTATCAAAGCGCGCATTTTGACATTATCGCTTACTACACGCACCAAAACATCTTCTATTATAGAAGCGGCGCTACAGCGATGAAAAACCTTTTCAATCCCACACAGGCCGATAAAGAGCCAGGAACTCCTAGCGAGCAAAACAACGCTTTGATTAAAATGAATGGTTATTTGAGCGACAGAGACACGCTCACTTTCAGCTGGAACATGACACGAGATAACGCTACACGCCCTTTAAGGAGTAACGCTATAGGGTTAGCCTATCCTTGTGAAGCCCCCTTTAGCCCTGATAGTTCTCAAGGGTGTCCTAATGTGTTAGACAGCTTCACTAGATACATGTATCACTCTGTCAATAGCGCTAACAACCTTTCATTACAATACAAAAGAGAAGCAGGAAATTCTTTTGGCGACCCACGATTAGATTTTACCCTTTATACAAGCATTAGAAACGCTAAGTTTGATCCCCTATTTGATCCTAATGGCGTTTATGCTAGATTCCTCACTTCTCAAGCGAGCGCATGGGAAAAAGAAAATTACCCATGCGTTGAAGGCGGGTATTGCACCCCAAGCTTTTCAGATGTGGATAAACCAAGCTCACAGCCTAGGGATTTGTTTTTAAACAACACCGGGTTAAACCTTAAGGTCGCGCATGTGATTGATGAAGCCACAGACAGCCTTTTTGAATACGGATTCAACTACCAAAATTTAAGCGTTTTTGACGCTCGCATCCCTAAATCAGAATTATACAAGCCTAATCAAGTTTATACTGATGATAAAGGACAAAAACAAATCGCTTGCAGTCTTGTGGATAATAACCCCAATGACCCTACTCTGTGCCAAAGAGGGAAAGCGAATGGGAATATTTATGGAGGCTATGTGCAGGCGAATTACTCGCCTCATAAAATCATCACTTTTGGAGCCGGGGTCAGGTGGGATGCATACACGCTTTATGATAAAGACTATAACTACCGCTACACTCAAGGCTTTAGCCCTAGCGCGGCTCTTGTGATCAGCCCCATTGAGCCTTTATCTTTAAAAATCACTTATTCTCAAGTTACAAGGGGAGTTATGCCAGGAGATGGCGTGTATATGCGCCAAAACGATTTACGATACGCTAAAAATATCAAGCCTGAAGTGGGCTCTAACGCTGAATTCAATATTGATTATTCAAGCCAGTATTTTAGCGGGAGGGCTGCGGCGTTTTATCAAGCTTTGGATAATTTCATCTCACAATACGCGCAAAATTTGGTTGTAACCAATTTGAGTCAAGCAATTAGGATTTATGGCTATGAAGTGGGTGGGATTTTCAGATATAAGGGCGTGAGTTTGAATGTAGGGATCTCGCGCACTTGGCCCACCACTAGGGGGTATTTGATGGCAGACAGCTATGAGCTTGCCGCAAGCACCGGTAATGTTTTTATCATTAAATTGGATTACACCATCCCCAAAACAGGGATCAATCTTGCATGGCTTAGCCGTTTTGTTACCGGTTTAGATTATTGCGGGTTTGATATTTACTTGCCTGATTATGGGACGGCTGAAAAACCCAAAACCCCTACCGATTTAGCCAAATGCGGATCACAATTAGGGTTAGTGCATATGTATAAACCAGGCTATGGCGTGAGTAATTTTTATGTCAATTGGAGTCCTAAAACCAAAAGCCGCTGGAAAGGTTTGTTGCTTTCAGCTGTATTTAATAATGTTTTCAACAAATTTTATGTGGATCAAACAAGCCCTTATGTCATGAGCCCGGATATGCCAGGCACTGACGCTGTTAAAAGAGCGATCGCAGAACCTGGTTTTAACGCGCGTTTTGAAGTGGCTTACAAATGGTAG
- a CDS encoding catalase: MVNKDVKQTTAFGAPVWDDNNVITAGPRGPVLLQSTWFLEKLAAFDRERIPERVVHAKGSGAYGTFTVTKDITKYTKAKIFSKVGKKTECFFRFSTVAGEKGSADAVRDPRGFAMKYYTEEGNWDLVGNNTPVFFIRDGIKFPDFIHTQKRDPQTNLPNHDMVWDFWSNVPESLYQVTWVMSDRGIPKSFRHMDGFGSHTFSLINAKGERFWVKFHFHTMQGVKHLTNEEAAEIRKYDPDSNQRDLFNAIARGDFPKWKLSIQVMPEEDAKKYRFHPFDVTKIWYLQDYPLMEVGIVELNKNPENYFAEVEQAAFAPSNVVPGIGYSPDRMLQARLFSYTDTQRYRLGVNYPQIPVNKPRCPFHSSSRDGYMQNGYYGSLQNYTPSSLPGYKEDKSARDPKFNLAHIEKEFEVWNWDYRADDSDYYTQPGDYYRSLPADEKERLHDTVGESLAHVTHKEIVDKQLEHFKKADPKYAEGVKKALEKHQKMMKDMHDMHGKDMHHMKKKK, translated from the coding sequence ATGGTTAATAAAGATGTGAAACAAACCACTGCTTTTGGCGCTCCCGTTTGGGATGACAACAATGTGATTACGGCTGGTCCTAGAGGTCCTGTTTTATTACAAAGCACTTGGTTTTTGGAAAAGTTAGCGGCATTTGACAGAGAAAGGATCCCTGAAAGGGTAGTGCATGCTAAAGGAAGCGGAGCTTATGGCACTTTCACCGTGACTAAAGATATCACTAAATACACTAAAGCGAAAATTTTCTCTAAAGTGGGCAAAAAAACTGAATGCTTTTTCAGGTTTTCTACTGTGGCTGGTGAAAAAGGTAGTGCGGATGCGGTGAGAGACCCTAGAGGTTTTGCGATGAAGTATTACACTGAAGAGGGTAACTGGGATTTAGTGGGGAACAACACGCCTGTTTTCTTTATCCGTGACGGGATCAAATTCCCTGATTTCATCCACACTCAAAAACGAGATCCTCAAACCAATTTGCCTAACCACGACATGGTATGGGATTTTTGGAGCAATGTTCCTGAAAGTTTGTATCAAGTAACATGGGTTATGAGCGATAGAGGGATTCCTAAATCTTTCCGCCACATGGATGGTTTTGGTAGCCACACTTTCAGCCTTATCAACGCTAAAGGCGAACGCTTTTGGGTGAAATTCCATTTTCACACCATGCAAGGCGTTAAGCATTTGACTAACGAAGAAGCCGCAGAAATCAGAAAATATGATCCTGATTCCAATCAAAGGGATTTATTCAATGCGATCGCTAGAGGGGATTTCCCAAAATGGAAATTAAGCATTCAAGTGATGCCAGAAGAGGATGCCAAGAAGTATCGATTCCATCCGTTTGATGTCACCAAAATTTGGTATCTCCAAGATTACCCATTGATGGAAGTGGGTATTGTAGAGTTGAATAAAAATCCTGAAAACTATTTCGCAGAAGTGGAGCAAGCGGCATTCGCTCCGTCTAATGTCGTTCCTGGAATTGGCTATAGCCCTGATAGGATGTTGCAAGCCCGCTTATTCTCTTATACAGACACACAGCGCTACCGCTTAGGGGTTAATTATCCTCAGATACCGGTTAATAAACCAAGATGCCCGTTCCACTCTTCTAGCAGAGATGGTTACATGCAAAATGGATACTACGGCTCTTTACAAAACTATACGCCTAGCTCGTTACCAGGTTATAAAGAAGATAAGAGTGCGAGAGATCCTAAGTTCAACTTAGCTCATATTGAGAAAGAGTTTGAAGTGTGGAATTGGGATTATAGGGCTGATGATAGCGATTACTACACCCAACCAGGTGATTACTACCGCTCATTGCCGGCTGATGAAAAAGAAAGGTTGCATGACACTGTTGGAGAGTCTTTAGCGCATGTTACCCATAAGGAAATTGTGGATAAACAATTGGAGCATTTCAAGAAAGCTGACCCCAAATACGCTGAGGGAGTTAAAAAAGCTCTTGAAAAACACCAAAAAATGATGAAAGACATGCATGACATGCATGGAAAAGACATGCATCACATGAAAAAGAAAAAGTAA
- a CDS encoding twin-arginine translocation signal domain-containing protein, whose product MKRRDFIKTTALGATGAVLGAQILQAEESKGSVAKYKIEAQYSIDFDSAEHTSLFVPMPSVVASNVHLQGNHASYKSMLNFGVPYLQVDFLKSAQKKQVHLSYEIASYQLNERLFETSDFVAMGRYERDDASVANIANQLKGTTPKESVRNFYAFIKHEMPKRQKALEGKENLSKRESLPWFATISKESMFVSLCHACGIKSAEVQGLKLAQNSVVKNTSRVEVYLKDSFLAFDFQNNHKEVFIPLNRHKDMQLDSALLATFGDAFALVDGRDLGNYESKLFEKRVSYTIV is encoded by the coding sequence ATGAAACGAAGGGATTTTATTAAGACGACTGCTTTAGGTGCTACAGGTGCTGTTTTAGGGGCACAGATTTTGCAGGCAGAAGAAAGCAAAGGGAGTGTTGCAAAATATAAAATAGAAGCTCAATACAGCATTGATTTTGATTCTGCAGAACACACTTCACTTTTCGTTCCCATGCCGAGTGTTGTAGCGAGCAATGTGCATTTACAAGGCAATCATGCTAGCTATAAAAGCATGCTCAATTTTGGAGTGCCTTATTTGCAAGTGGATTTTTTAAAAAGCGCTCAAAAAAAGCAAGTCCATTTGTCTTATGAGATCGCTAGCTATCAATTGAATGAGCGTTTGTTTGAAACGAGCGATTTTGTAGCAATGGGGCGTTATGAAAGAGACGATGCGAGCGTGGCTAACATTGCCAACCAGCTCAAGGGAACAACCCCTAAAGAAAGCGTTCGTAATTTTTATGCGTTTATCAAGCATGAGATGCCTAAGAGGCAGAAGGCTTTAGAGGGTAAAGAAAATTTATCCAAGCGTGAGAGTTTGCCTTGGTTTGCAACCATTTCAAAAGAGAGCATGTTTGTGTCCTTATGCCATGCGTGTGGGATTAAAAGCGCTGAAGTGCAAGGCTTGAAATTGGCTCAAAACAGCGTGGTGAAAAACACTTCTAGGGTAGAAGTGTATTTGAAAGATTCATTTCTAGCGTTTGATTTTCAAAATAATCACAAGGAAGTTTTTATCCCGTTGAATCGTCATAAAGACATGCAGTTAGATTCTGCCTTATTGGCGACTTTTGGCGATGCCTTTGCCCTTGTGGATGGTAGGGATTTAGGCAATTACGAGAGCAAACTTTTTGAAAAAAGAGTATCCTATACGATTGTCTAA
- a CDS encoding zinc ribbon domain-containing protein YjdM has translation MQDLPPCPKCNDTYTYHDGTQLVCSSCLYEWNENEANDGELIVKDCHNNLLQNGDSVILIKDLKVKGSSLVLKKGTKIKNIKLVNGDHNVDCKIEGQSLSLKSEFLKKA, from the coding sequence ATGCAAGATTTACCCCCATGCCCTAAATGCAACGACACCTACACCTACCATGATGGCACGCAATTGGTTTGCTCTAGCTGTTTGTATGAATGGAATGAAAATGAAGCTAATGATGGAGAATTGATCGTTAAAGATTGCCACAACAATCTTTTACAAAATGGGGACTCGGTCATTCTCATTAAGGATTTAAAGGTTAAAGGCTCATCTTTAGTGCTTAAAAAAGGCACCAAAATCAAAAATATCAAGCTTGTCAATGGCGATCACAATGTGGATTGTAAAATAGAAGGGCAGAGCCTGTCTTTAAAATCTGAATTCCTCAAAAAAGCTTAG